Genomic DNA from Hordeum vulgare subsp. vulgare chromosome 2H, MorexV3_pseudomolecules_assembly, whole genome shotgun sequence:
taggcccaaatatggtgaagtgttatgtagtcgacgttcacataacaccactaaggggatcacaacattcatatcatcaaaatatcaaacaaatatcaacttcacatgactacttgcaacatgatttctctcgtggcctcaagaacaaaagtaactactcacaagtgataaacatgttcatgatgagATATGTATTAAATAGCCTAATcgatctaaacatatgatcttccaccaaataaaccataaagcatcaactacaagatgtaatcaacactactagtcacaccccatgtaccaatccgaggtttcagtacaagattgagtacaagaaatgaactagggttttgagaggagatggtgccgatcaagatgttgatgaagattggcctccccaagatgagagggttgttggtgatgatgatggcctcaATCTCCCCCTCCATGAGGGAAGTTCCTCGAGCGGAATTGCTCCGctagagggcaaaagtgctcctgcccaggttccgcctcgagatggaggCACTTCGTCTCAAAAGTCCTCCTCCATTTTTTCAGGGTAAAAGGGAATTTATACGAGAAGATGATCGCCAAAggtggtccagggggcccactagacatcacgcCGCGCCAGGGATGCCGggtgcgccctggtgtctagtgggcgcctggtagcccccctccggtacttcttcgctccagtattttttatttattataaaataaattttcataattttttagaccaattggagatgtgcataataggtatctccgaCGTAGTTTTTTCATGCCCAGAATTTcatctgccgacattctcccacttgatgtaaaccttgcatattatgagagaaaagacattagaattactccaccaagtggaaaagtgcataaaacactataaagagcagtaacaaaacatgatgcgaaatggacatatcaactcccccaagcttagaccttgattgtcctcaagcgaaagtcgataatgaaaatcatgaccacatgctttgagagagaggtgtcgataaaaacaaaatacggacatagcagcatcatgctcaatattataacaacaaataaaactttataaagtacttcatcacaacattttcatcatataaatttcatcataaaggattcttataaacaagtagcaattcatcacaacatcgaagtatgaagcataaattctattgaaaactaacaaactatgtttttaggcaactttgcaacacaattcatcatatttgtaGGAAGGACACTCCTCTGCCTGCTCGTCATTTGCTCGTCCCGACATGGGACGGAGCCGCCGCTGCCCTTCTGCTCGCCGGCCGCAGCTCGCCGCCGCTACTCCTCTGCCTGCTATACCTCTGTTCGTCCCGGCATGGGGGGGAGCCGCTGCTGCCCTTCTGCTCGCCGACTGCAGCTCGCCGCCTCCCTGCAGCCGGCCGGGAGCGCATGCGGTGGCCGGAGGTGATCGGTGTGTGCGGAGCTTGCGATTCCAATGATTGCAAGCTAGCTTGCTCCAACGATTGGGGACCTAATTGCATTTTTGTTTTGGTCAATTGGACTTATTTATAAATGTGGCTCTCTAATTTTTAGTGCGTCTCCTGGACTGCTACGAGTTGTCCGCTATTCGCTATATTTTTGTGCCTCTGGTGGACTCAATCGGCCACGACGCGCTAAAATTACTAAAATGGTGCGGTAAAATTATTTTAGCGCGTCGCTTTTTGGGcatctgttgaagatgctctaaaacattttaatcggagttacggtttaatatctatgaattaaatcattttaatatggcatTAATGCAAATTAAATGGAAACTACAAGTTAAACATTTCAACAATGgctgaaagttggatattgtgaaactacacaaaattctaagcatttttcatgtataaagtTTTTAAATCCGAAGGACGGTTATTTAGTTATGAGCAATGCAAAATATATGCATTTCTTGTAATTAGCAGAATCCTATATTCATTGACAAATTCACAACCAGGAAAAATATGCACACGGGCCGATTCTACATCGGGCGCAACATAATACTTAGTGCGTGGGTGACATATAGAGGGGGCTCGGCGCTGGCTCACCTTGCTGGGTCTGGCCAAGTAGGAGAGGAGGCCGGACGGAGAGCAAACGAACTGGGTGGGCCTGGGCGCTGCGGGAGCTGGGCCGAGGCTCTGTGGGAGCTGGGAACTGGCGGTCGCCCTCCTCCTCGCACGCTCCCGAGCGGAGGCAGGGTGACGGCGATGGCAAGCAGCGGGGGCGTGGGCACCGACGGCAAGGCGCGACCGGGGATGAGGGGCGGTGGCCGGCGGGACGGACGACGGTAGATCCGGCAATGGGGCGGTGGATCTGGACGTGGGGGGAGGTCCAACGACGGGGTATAGGTTCGACCGGGCAACTCTCTACTCCAGCGAGCGGCGCGACGGCTGTTGGCGACGGCAGGCGCTGCTTCCCTGGCCACGGGGCACACGGGAGCCGACAGATCCTCAGGGAGGTGACAATACAGTCGGTCGGCTGGAGGCGCTGCAGTTCAGTGCGACACACGTTATGGGGCTAGCTATGGTCGCCGATACATTGTCTCGGTTGGCCGCGGACATGTCCGGCGGGCTGCAGGTACAAAATGTGAGAATCCAATCTCAGATTTGAGGGCTGAAATTGGAGGGGGAACTAGTATTTCGGgattgggaggaggtggagctagcaggtggggtttttgAGGGATGTCTGCAAA
This window encodes:
- the LOC123427384 gene encoding translation initiation factor IF-2-like, encoding MDEPHNVCRTELQRLQPTDCIVTSLRICRLPCAPWPGKQRLPSPTAVAPLAGVESCPVEPIPRRWTSPHVQIHRPIAGSTVVRPAGHRPSSPVAPCRRCPRPRCLPSPSPCLRSGACEEEGDRQFPAPTEPRPSSRSAQAHPVRLLSVRPPLLLGQTQQGPQSLEQASLQSLESQAPHTPITSGHRMRSRPAAGRRRAAVGEQKGSSGSPPCRDEQRYSRQRSSGGELRPASRRAAAAPSHVGTSK